A segment of the Leptotrichia massiliensis genome:
TTCTTTAAAATCATTTTTTAAAAAACAATTCAACAACTCTCAAAATACAAAAAGTAATTCCACTAGCAATAACAGGCCCTGCCGCAATCCCTTTAAAAAATACAACTCCCATTATTGTTCCAATTACTAGAGCGACTGTAATTTCAGGCTGCCCCGAGAGTAATCCTATTCCTTTTGAAGAAAGAATAGAAACGGTAATTCCACTTATAATCGCAATCCATCCAATTGGAGATTTAAAAGCATTTAATAAATGAGAAAAACCAATTTCTCCTGTAGCAATAGGAATTAAAATAGCAACTGTGATTACTAAAACACCCCAATTTATACCTTCTTTTCTAAATTGAGTCATAAAATTTTGAATATCAATTCCTTTTAATTTATAACTTTCTGTAATATTAAATAAAACTTTTAAAATTAACACGAAAATTGTTGCATAAACTATGGATTTATTCTGTGTAATTGCACCAACTAATAAAATTAGCCCTAAAAAAATAAAACTTTCCAAAATTTTTCCTTTCTATTTTTGTCATTTTATACTAAATTCCATTTAAACAATAAACATTATATTTTAGTTAGTTAGTAATGAAAGACCAAGAATTATTTGCTAAATAAAAATTTTTAATAAATTCATTATTTAAATGGAAAAATAGTATTACTTAATTTGTTCTAAAATAAACGGATCCTTTATTTTAGTGTCTTCTGCAAATAAAATGATTTTACTCATAATTTCAGCTGTTTTGGGATCTTCATCAACAAATGGTAGAAATATCCTTCCTCTATGCTGAGAATGTATTGGAAGTACATTTATTTCAGCTCCTGCTCTCTGATGAACTACTCCACTTCCCAAATGAACTGTGTATTCTGCACGTTCACCTTTTATTATAGCATGTTTTTCAGTAAATGTAATATTTTTAAGTTTAAATAATTTAAGATTAAACTCAACAATAGCTTTTCTCATTTCAACAGTCGAATGACTAGCTTCAGGATCAACACCGCCAACATGAGCTACACTTACAGCCAGATCCACATCTCTCATTACTTCTGTAAAGATTAAATCAGGAATATCATCTATAAGCATCGGTTTAAAGGTCTTTCTGTCGTAAAAACAAACCCATTCAAGTGTTGGAGCTTCAATATCAGATGGAGAAAACCAGTCTGCCATTGCATAAATTTTTGCTATAATATTATTTTTATAATAAATTTTTTGCAGCCCTTCTTCATAATCAGCAACCCATCTTCTATTTTTTAGTACAGCAACAGTTTTATTTGGCTGAATTTGATGTCCAGCATATCTTAATGAATTTTCCTTGCCTTTTTCATCCTGAGTTTTTATATAAATTTCTCTAAATATCTGTTTAAACGGCTGTTTTATCTGTTTTGTGAATAAGTCTTGCTGGTACTCGCTCCATTTTCCACTGTTATACAAATCAAGAGCATGAGCAATTTTTAACACTTGACTTTCTTCAAGTTCGAGAATTTCTCCATTTACAGTTACAAGAGTACCATCACTGTAGTAACCAAGATTGTTTTCAGATTTGAAAACGAGAGTGTCCAGCAATGGTGAAATTACAGGATTTTCCATTAGATTTTTTATTTCATAATTGTAGAATTCTGTACCGTCTTCCATTGCCTCTTCTAGCATTTTTTTAGAACGTCTATATTGTTCCTTCAAATTTTTATTAACTTCCTTAATTTCTTCAATATATTTATTTTTCTTTAGTTTTACTGGCATTGTTTTCAAAGTTTTTCCATTTTTTTCAAAAACTGTTTTAGTTTGTCCAAATTCATCAATTTTTATAAACACCGATATTTCGTCAATTATTTTTGGCTCAAAATATTTTTGCATTTCATTAATTAAAGCTGTTTCCATACTCCAAATTAAACGAATTACATCTGAATATCCAGCATTTCTTGATAAATTTTCAAGCGATATTTCAAAAGCCTTTGCCTCGCTTGCCCGACGCTGAGCTCCAAACTGCTTACTTTCTTTTAGAAATTTCTGCAAAAATTTGTACCTATGAAGTAAATCTTTGTCACGAGCCTTTTTTAATGGAATTAATGAATAGCTAGCAACCAAGTCTTTATTTCTCTTGTCTTGAATCTTTGTTTCAGTTTCCTTTAATTTTAACTTTCCTTGTACAGCGTCTGCAAACATTCTTGCCCGTGAATGCTTTGCTCCATCTGATACATATTTTGCCGCCTCATAAAGCATCTCAAAGCGTTTTTTCCCCAGCTCCTTATAAGCAGACTTGAACCAGTCAATGTCAAAAGCTCCCACAGCCAAATCTTCAACTGAAATAGGAGTATATTTGGCAAATAGACTTTCCATATTTTTAGACACATCACTTATATGAGCATGAAAATAGTAACAGGCACTTTCCATTCCTTTCCAGCCTAAATATCCCTGAATAAGTGATATCCAATGTGGTGCATACATTGCAACTTCTATAAGCCGCTGCTGACTGATTTTGCTTCCTTTTATTTTTTTTGCAAAAAGTTCACTGGTGTCATTTTTATTAGGCTGGCTATTTTTCAGAAGATGGCTCAAATTTGATTTTTTGGAATCATCACTGTAATAGTAGGAATAATAACCACCTCTTTTCAGCTTTTCATTCCCCAGTGCCATCAAAATCTTGATAAGATTGTCAATACCTTTTACAAGAGGTATCTGATGAATCGTATTTGAGTATTCCACGGGATTTTCCCCTCTTTTAAACTCCAAATCCAAAATATAGTCTATTATTTTTTGTCCTTCTGTTCTAAAAAATTCCATAACTTTCTGTTCATCTTGATTTTTTTTAGAATCTTCATTATTATAAATAAAATTGCACAAAGTTCTTATATTATCCTTTACGTTTCCGCGATTAAGTACTTCAATATAAAACTCGTCTTTTGTAATAATTCCTTTTGTTACAGCAAAAGCAAATTCATAAAGTGAAATGAGCTCGCCATTTAATTCTCCATTTTTCTTTTGTATATAATTGTACATTTTTTTATAAATTTCATATTTTAGGATAAACTGCTCACCAAATTCCTTCTCATTTGGATAATATCCCATATTATTTTTAGCCTCTCGAAAAATTAGATTATTGTCAAAAATGCTTGAATACATTTCTTTGGTCTCATCTCTTCCCCAATGATTTTTCCCCTGCTTTGTCAAAATCTTGCTTTCATCCAAGTGATTGTAAACATAAGAAAATACAGTTTTTCCAAATTTATAACAATATTTTTTATTTTTTTCTTCATTTTTGTATTCATTTATAAGCAAATATATAATTTGAGATATTTTTCCAACTGAATAATAATATCCTTTATTTACCTCAAAATGTTTTAAATCATTATTTTTTCTTTGTTCAAATATTATTTTTTCAATTAGGTTATTTGCACCAAATCCAAGCATTTCATTCGTATAGTTTAAATATTCCTTTGCTGAAAATCTTTCCTTTGTAAATAAATAGACTTGGTACAGTGTTTCAAAATCCTTAATTTCTGTTTTGTAAAATTCCCGCCATACTTCCTCCAGTGGATAATCCTCCAATTTCTGATTTCCATAATCGTATTTTCTATCCGAAGAAAAAATAGGAGAAAATGTATTAGAAAGCAAAACTTCTTCGCCATAAGCAGTTTTGTACTCATAATTTTCGTATTTCACATACAAATCGTTTAATTTTTTTACAATTTCCAAAAGTTCATCAATAGACTTTGTAAATATTTGTTTTATATCTAATTTTTTCTCTAAAAATTCTTTATTTTCAAAACTTGGTTCATAATTAATGTTATATTTAAGTTCCTCATTAACAGCTTTTTTCTCTTCCCTATTAATTTCACTAATTAAAACAATTTCACTTGAAGTAGGTTCTTTAACAAGTTTTACGTACTTCTTCAATGTTTTCATATCGTCTTTTTTCTCA
Coding sequences within it:
- a CDS encoding DUF4132 domain-containing protein, which gives rise to MVIDYNIPDKLKNSYRTKLSKEKEKLNPESRKFIENALKGTVKTGEYEYEIFAIAEIKKKIKNIENVTLQDIFPKEIYPALDAMIGKNFREFFIEICEQTVLTPYTKGYYRKMILSSNYRDHLRDMWDILTRFVKFHILELDIMKILKKEYDTKQYGNIDAESYLLAEINRGNKEVIEFLKEMILSDNNTFVLDYTTFRAIFSSNNRELVELVGKLLLAAKLQEGLRQAICETMDGGTVENFNYMFKIVYDNDLLRFSSVKRALATWTGIGEMYADRVSKKEIEIINKLMENPKYANELLKSEDNVEVLLGLWQKGREDVSVAVKAIEKLINTGKRHTVLLASYYLDIIQNPDLSQKISKKVIQKNPDDLEIYACYSSNLVGNVNTYQIFQRINNGKVKLSDFFDNEGEAKEFFEILENLVKQMTKVRKDFSPCIFPWYSVTLYKVAIVDKMALISLFLKGEYIDKILDYAKFLNYYTKEDILQLVAQKFENENHEKFVIGSLKDGAVTNKAFEIAKKHNLVQKYCKEMEEMLKLKTPEVRKNLINLLYLQKKTAFYESVENLIKTKDVNKRLAAFDLILKAKNEKKDDMKTLKKYVKLVKEPTSSEIVLISEINREEKKAVNEELKYNINYEPSFENKEFLEKKLDIKQIFTKSIDELLEIVKKLNDLYVKYENYEYKTAYGEEVLLSNTFSPIFSSDRKYDYGNQKLEDYPLEEVWREFYKTEIKDFETLYQVYLFTKERFSAKEYLNYTNEMLGFGANNLIEKIIFEQRKNNDLKHFEVNKGYYYSVGKISQIIYLLINEYKNEEKNKKYCYKFGKTVFSYVYNHLDESKILTKQGKNHWGRDETKEMYSSIFDNNLIFREAKNNMGYYPNEKEFGEQFILKYEIYKKMYNYIQKKNGELNGELISLYEFAFAVTKGIITKDEFYIEVLNRGNVKDNIRTLCNFIYNNEDSKKNQDEQKVMEFFRTEGQKIIDYILDLEFKRGENPVEYSNTIHQIPLVKGIDNLIKILMALGNEKLKRGGYYSYYYSDDSKKSNLSHLLKNSQPNKNDTSELFAKKIKGSKISQQRLIEVAMYAPHWISLIQGYLGWKGMESACYYFHAHISDVSKNMESLFAKYTPISVEDLAVGAFDIDWFKSAYKELGKKRFEMLYEAAKYVSDGAKHSRARMFADAVQGKLKLKETETKIQDKRNKDLVASYSLIPLKKARDKDLLHRYKFLQKFLKESKQFGAQRRASEAKAFEISLENLSRNAGYSDVIRLIWSMETALINEMQKYFEPKIIDEISVFIKIDEFGQTKTVFEKNGKTLKTMPVKLKKNKYIEEIKEVNKNLKEQYRRSKKMLEEAMEDGTEFYNYEIKNLMENPVISPLLDTLVFKSENNLGYYSDGTLVTVNGEILELEESQVLKIAHALDLYNSGKWSEYQQDLFTKQIKQPFKQIFREIYIKTQDEKGKENSLRYAGHQIQPNKTVAVLKNRRWVADYEEGLQKIYYKNNIIAKIYAMADWFSPSDIEAPTLEWVCFYDRKTFKPMLIDDIPDLIFTEVMRDVDLAVSVAHVGGVDPEASHSTVEMRKAIVEFNLKLFKLKNITFTEKHAIIKGERAEYTVHLGSGVVHQRAGAEINVLPIHSQHRGRIFLPFVDEDPKTAEIMSKIILFAEDTKIKDPFILEQIK
- a CDS encoding DUF441 domain-containing protein; this encodes MESFIFLGLILLVGAITQNKSIVYATIFVLILKVLFNITESYKLKGIDIQNFMTQFRKEGINWGVLVITVAILIPIATGEIGFSHLLNAFKSPIGWIAIISGITVSILSSKGIGLLSGQPEITVALVIGTIMGVVFFKGIAAGPVIASGITFCILRVVELFFKK